In Streptomyces violaceusniger Tu 4113, one DNA window encodes the following:
- a CDS encoding GtrA family protein: MSERSTLGGLRAQMGQLARELAKFGVVGGAGVFVNLAVFNLVRSATELPVVRASVVATVVATGFNYVGYRYFTYRDRDKQGRTKELSLFLLFSAIGLIIENGVLYAATYGFGWDSSLQSNVFKFLGIGLGTLFRFWSYRTWVFRTLPARDAVVHAEAFLSDAPPAQATRKQPVRK, from the coding sequence ATGAGTGAACGGAGCACACTCGGCGGGCTGCGCGCCCAGATGGGGCAACTGGCCCGCGAGCTCGCGAAGTTCGGGGTGGTCGGCGGTGCCGGCGTCTTCGTCAATCTCGCGGTGTTCAACCTGGTCCGCAGCGCCACCGAACTGCCGGTGGTGCGGGCCAGCGTCGTGGCCACGGTGGTCGCCACCGGCTTCAACTACGTGGGATACCGCTACTTCACCTACCGGGACCGCGACAAGCAGGGCCGCACCAAGGAGCTCAGCCTCTTTCTGCTGTTCAGCGCCATCGGCCTGATCATCGAGAACGGGGTGCTCTACGCCGCCACCTATGGCTTCGGGTGGGACAGCTCACTGCAGAGCAATGTGTTCAAGTTCCTCGGCATCGGCCTGGGCACCCTCTTCCGCTTCTGGTCCTACCGGACCTGGGTGTTCCGGACGCTGCCGGCGCGGGACGCCGTCGTGCACGCGGAAGCCTTCCTGTCCGACGCGCCGCCCGCCCAGGCCACCCGTAAGCAGCCGGTCCGCAAGTAG
- the hutI gene encoding imidazolonepropionase: MTTATTATTAPTTTAITDIAGLVTNDPSLGEGPLGLIRDAAVVIDGDRIAWVGESSKAPATDNRVDAGGRAAIPGFVDSHSHLVFAGDRTEEFNARMSGRPYSAGGIRTTVAATRAASNNVLHANVGRYVAEARRQGTTTVEIKSGYGLTSQDEARALTIAGAHTDEVTFLGAHIVAPEFADDPAAYVDLVTGPMLDACAPYARWIDVFCEQGAFDGDQARTILTAGKERGLIPRVHANQLSYGPGVQLAVELGAASADHCTHLTDADVDALAQGETVATLLPGAEFSTRSTYPDARRLLDAGATVALSPDCNPGSSFTSSMPFCVALAVREMGMTPDEAVWAATAGGARALHRTDVGRVSPGARADLVLLDAPSHVHLAYRPGVPLVSAVWHNGTLI; this comes from the coding sequence ATGACCACCGCGACGACTGCGACGACCGCGCCGACCACGACCGCCATCACCGACATCGCCGGTCTGGTCACCAATGACCCCTCCCTCGGTGAAGGCCCCCTCGGCCTGATCCGGGACGCGGCCGTCGTCATCGACGGCGACCGCATCGCCTGGGTCGGTGAGTCCAGCAAAGCACCCGCCACCGACAACCGGGTCGACGCCGGTGGCCGGGCCGCCATTCCGGGCTTTGTGGACTCCCACTCCCATCTGGTCTTCGCGGGCGACCGGACCGAGGAGTTCAACGCCCGGATGTCCGGCCGCCCGTACAGCGCCGGCGGGATCCGCACCACCGTCGCCGCCACCCGCGCCGCGTCGAACAACGTGCTGCACGCCAACGTCGGCCGCTATGTGGCCGAGGCGCGCCGCCAGGGCACCACGACCGTCGAGATCAAGTCCGGCTACGGGCTGACCTCGCAGGACGAGGCCCGCGCGCTGACCATCGCCGGTGCCCACACCGACGAGGTGACCTTCCTCGGGGCGCATATCGTCGCCCCCGAGTTCGCCGACGACCCGGCCGCGTACGTGGATCTGGTCACCGGCCCGATGCTGGACGCCTGCGCCCCGTACGCGCGCTGGATCGATGTCTTCTGCGAGCAGGGCGCCTTCGACGGCGACCAGGCCCGCACCATCCTGACCGCGGGCAAGGAGCGCGGGCTGATCCCGCGGGTCCACGCCAACCAGCTCTCCTACGGCCCCGGGGTGCAGTTGGCGGTGGAGCTGGGCGCCGCCTCGGCCGACCACTGCACGCATCTGACCGATGCGGACGTCGACGCGCTGGCCCAGGGGGAGACGGTCGCCACCCTGCTCCCCGGGGCGGAGTTCTCCACCCGCTCGACGTATCCGGACGCGCGCCGGCTGCTCGACGCGGGCGCCACGGTCGCGCTGTCCCCGGACTGCAACCCGGGCTCGTCCTTCACCAGCTCCATGCCGTTCTGCGTCGCCCTGGCCGTACGGGAGATGGGGATGACGCCCGACGAGGCGGTGTGGGCCGCCACGGCCGGCGGGGCGCGGGCGCTGCACCGTACCGACGTGGGCCGGGTGAGCCCGGGCGCCCGCGCCGATCTGGTGCTGCTGGACGCCCCGTCCCATGTGCACCTCGCCTACCGCCCCGGTGTCCCGCTGGTCTCGGCGGTGTGGCACAACGGCACCCTGATCTGA
- a CDS encoding LPXTG cell wall anchor domain-containing protein: MVSHNQRRPAGRGGALTLAAALAGSVVLLTAPAAHADTVDVDYQCKTPIGDKSAVSPIDIKSVASGGSYKLTMSFEKGVSSSPVELGKGAMHPSALIKLGGAESGTLSVSGPANDKAIPANTPIKISDLSGTYTPKKSGKVTFTASTLTIKALGTTTTCTPGNNPKPSLTLDVKGAGGGGDSGSTGGTGSTGGTSTGGTGGSGGAQGGSGNDQLPQTGPADSAVALGTLGGTVLLAGVAGALWLTRRQRTP; this comes from the coding sequence GTGGTGTCCCACAACCAACGGCGCCCGGCCGGCCGTGGCGGCGCCCTCACGCTCGCGGCGGCCCTGGCCGGCTCCGTGGTGCTCCTCACCGCCCCGGCCGCGCACGCCGACACCGTGGACGTCGACTACCAGTGCAAGACACCGATCGGTGACAAGAGCGCCGTATCGCCCATCGATATCAAGAGCGTCGCGAGCGGCGGCTCCTACAAGCTCACGATGTCCTTCGAGAAGGGCGTCTCCTCCAGCCCCGTCGAGCTCGGCAAGGGCGCCATGCACCCCAGCGCGCTGATCAAACTGGGCGGAGCGGAGAGCGGCACGCTGTCGGTGTCGGGGCCCGCCAACGACAAGGCCATCCCGGCCAACACCCCGATCAAGATCAGTGATCTGTCGGGCACCTACACCCCCAAGAAGAGCGGAAAGGTCACCTTCACCGCCTCGACCCTCACCATCAAGGCGCTGGGAACGACCACGACCTGCACCCCCGGCAACAACCCCAAGCCCTCGCTGACGCTGGACGTCAAGGGCGCGGGCGGCGGCGGGGACTCCGGTTCCACCGGCGGTACGGGCAGTACGGGCGGTACGAGTACGGGTGGCACGGGCGGATCCGGCGGTGCGCAGGGCGGCTCCGGCAACGACCAGTTGCCACAGACCGGACCAGCGGACTCCGCCGTCGCGCTCGGCACCCTCGGCGGCACGGTGCTGCTCGCCGGAGTGGCCGGGGCGCTCTGGCTGACCCGCCGTCAGCGGACCCCCTGA
- a CDS encoding response regulator transcription factor: MTRVLLAEDDASISEPLARALRREGYEVEVREDGPTALDAGLQGGVDLLVLDLGLPGMDGLEVCRRLRTEGHGFPVLVLTARADEVDTVVGLDAGADDYVTKPFRLAELLARVRALLRRGAVETQQQQPATHGVRIDVESHRAWMGDEELQLTAKEFDLLRVLVRDAGRVVTRDQLMREVWDTTWWSSTKTLDMHISWLRKKLGDDAANPRYIATVRGVGFRFEKS, encoded by the coding sequence ATGACCCGAGTACTGCTCGCCGAGGATGACGCATCCATCTCGGAGCCGCTCGCCCGCGCCCTGCGCCGCGAGGGGTACGAGGTAGAGGTGCGCGAGGACGGACCCACCGCGCTCGACGCCGGTCTGCAAGGAGGCGTCGATCTGCTCGTCCTCGATCTCGGCCTGCCCGGGATGGACGGGCTCGAGGTCTGTCGTCGGCTCCGTACGGAGGGCCACGGCTTTCCGGTGCTGGTGCTCACGGCCCGCGCGGACGAGGTGGACACGGTGGTCGGCCTGGACGCCGGCGCCGACGACTACGTCACCAAGCCGTTCCGGCTCGCCGAACTGCTCGCCCGGGTCCGGGCGCTGCTGCGGCGCGGTGCCGTCGAGACGCAGCAACAGCAGCCGGCCACCCATGGGGTGCGGATCGACGTCGAGTCGCACCGCGCCTGGATGGGCGACGAGGAGCTGCAGCTCACCGCCAAGGAGTTCGATCTGCTGCGGGTCCTGGTGCGGGACGCAGGGCGGGTCGTCACCCGCGATCAGCTCATGCGCGAGGTGTGGGACACCACGTGGTGGTCGTCCACCAAGACCCTCGACATGCACATCTCCTGGCTGCGCAAGAAGCTCGGTGACGATGCGGCCAACCCCCGCTATATCGCCACCGTCCGGGGTGTCGGCTTCCGATTCGAGAAAAGCTGA
- a CDS encoding ATP-binding protein: protein MRRRLINSTLAVVLVVIAVFGLSLVIVETRTIENSAQESVSSDAVRLVSIVDSRLLGGEGVTPRVLREQIEPGRYAVIRMPDHRNVEIGKRPGGSVISAEETGEQGEVVRVEASRTTVSREVGRTMLIILAVALLAVLAAVALAVRQAHRLSAPLTDLAETAERLGSGDPRPRHRRYGVPELDRVADVLDGSAERIARMLTAERRLAADASHQLRTPLTALSMRLEEITLTDDPETVKEEATIALGQVERLTDVVQRLLTNSRDPRSGSAVAFDLDEVVKQQIEEWRPASRSEGRAIVRSGKKGLRAVGTPGAVAQVLATLIENSLMHGDGTVALRTRVTGNQAVVEVSDEGPGVSPDLGARVFERTVSGRNSTGLGLAVARDLAEADGGRLELLQQHPPVFALFLSREAEDASGS, encoded by the coding sequence ATGCGCCGTCGCTTGATCAACTCCACGCTGGCCGTGGTGCTCGTCGTCATCGCGGTCTTCGGCCTGTCGCTGGTCATCGTCGAGACGCGGACCATCGAGAACAGCGCCCAGGAGAGCGTGAGCTCCGACGCCGTGCGCCTGGTCAGCATCGTCGACAGCAGGCTGCTGGGGGGCGAGGGGGTCACCCCCAGAGTGCTGCGCGAGCAGATCGAGCCCGGCCGCTACGCCGTGATCAGGATGCCCGACCACCGCAATGTGGAGATCGGCAAGCGCCCCGGGGGCAGTGTCATCTCCGCCGAGGAGACGGGTGAGCAGGGCGAGGTCGTACGGGTCGAGGCGTCCCGGACCACGGTGAGCCGCGAGGTCGGCCGCACCATGCTGATCATCCTCGCCGTCGCGCTGCTCGCCGTGCTCGCCGCCGTCGCCCTCGCCGTACGCCAGGCGCACCGGCTCTCCGCCCCGCTCACCGACCTCGCCGAGACCGCCGAGCGGCTGGGCTCCGGGGACCCCCGGCCGCGCCACCGGCGCTATGGGGTGCCGGAGCTGGACCGGGTCGCCGACGTGCTGGACGGGAGCGCCGAGCGCATCGCCCGGATGCTCACCGCCGAGCGGCGGCTGGCCGCCGACGCCTCGCATCAGCTCCGTACGCCGCTGACCGCGCTGTCGATGCGGCTGGAGGAGATCACGCTCACCGACGACCCGGAGACGGTCAAGGAGGAGGCGACGATCGCGCTGGGCCAGGTGGAGCGGCTCACCGACGTCGTCCAGCGGCTGCTGACCAATTCGCGCGATCCGCGCAGCGGCTCCGCCGTCGCCTTCGACCTGGACGAGGTCGTCAAGCAGCAGATCGAGGAGTGGCGCCCGGCCTCGCGCAGCGAGGGCCGCGCCATCGTGCGCTCGGGCAAGAAGGGGCTGCGCGCGGTGGGCACCCCGGGCGCGGTCGCCCAGGTGCTGGCGACGCTGATCGAGAACTCGCTGATGCACGGTGACGGCACGGTCGCGCTGCGTACCCGGGTCACCGGCAACCAGGCCGTGGTGGAGGTCTCCGACGAGGGGCCGGGGGTCTCGCCGGACCTGGGGGCGCGGGTCTTCGAGCGGACGGTCAGCGGACGGAACTCCACCGGGCTCGGGCTCGCCGTCGCCCGGGATCTGGCCGAGGCGGACGGCGGCCGGCTGGAGCTGCTGCAGCAGCATCCGCCGGTGTTCGCGCTCTTCCTCAGCCGGGAGGCCGAGGACGCCTCGGGGTCCTGA
- a CDS encoding peptide MFS transporter, whose amino-acid sequence MASSLTKGATAQGTPAGGKTFFGHPRGLATLFMIEMWERFSFYGMRALLVVYLISGGPDAKAGGQGGGLGLTEGNAVAIYSVYLAMVYLLAMPGGWFGDRVWGPRKTVVIASGIVMAGHLALSVPGQATFFVGLALVALGSGLIKANISTMVGQLYDGPQDPRRDGGFTLFYIGINLGAFAAPLVIGTVGQSYNWHLGFALAALGMALGLVQFLIGTRHLSPESNVVPTPLATEERRSWLRKAMIWLIVAAVFYTGVVLSGSWTLNWVLIPITILGLIIPTGVLIRIKRDRDLSAVEQTKVSGYIWFFVAAAVFWMIYDQGGSTLSAFAESKTADTIFGLHFPSSWFQSVNPLMIMALAPVFAWLWLWLARRDREPNTTLKFAMALVLIGASFFVFVVPMGMTQDGTKVSPLWLVSIYMVQTMGELCLSPVGLSVTTKMAPAKYASQMMGVWFLAVTAGDCITGLLSIAGVDLSGVGVITLEAVMAALAGFAVFMYRKKVVALMADVH is encoded by the coding sequence ATGGCGTCCAGCCTGACGAAGGGCGCCACCGCGCAGGGGACCCCTGCCGGCGGCAAAACCTTCTTCGGCCACCCCCGCGGCCTGGCCACTCTCTTCATGATCGAGATGTGGGAGCGGTTCAGCTTCTACGGCATGCGGGCCCTCCTCGTGGTCTATCTGATCTCCGGCGGCCCCGACGCCAAGGCCGGCGGGCAGGGCGGCGGGCTCGGGCTGACCGAGGGCAACGCGGTGGCCATCTACTCGGTCTACCTGGCCATGGTCTATCTGCTGGCCATGCCGGGCGGCTGGTTCGGCGACCGGGTCTGGGGCCCGCGCAAGACGGTGGTCATCGCGTCCGGGATCGTCATGGCCGGGCATCTGGCGCTCTCCGTCCCCGGCCAGGCGACCTTCTTCGTCGGCCTCGCCCTGGTGGCGCTCGGCTCCGGTCTGATCAAGGCCAACATCTCGACGATGGTGGGCCAGCTCTACGACGGTCCGCAGGACCCGCGCCGGGACGGCGGCTTCACCCTCTTCTACATCGGCATCAACCTCGGTGCCTTCGCCGCTCCGTTGGTCATCGGCACCGTCGGCCAGTCGTACAACTGGCACCTGGGCTTCGCGCTCGCCGCGCTCGGCATGGCCCTGGGTCTGGTCCAGTTCCTGATCGGCACCCGCCATCTGAGCCCGGAGAGCAACGTCGTCCCCACCCCGCTGGCGACCGAGGAGCGCCGCTCCTGGCTGCGCAAGGCGATGATCTGGCTGATCGTCGCCGCGGTCTTCTACACCGGCGTGGTGCTCAGCGGGAGCTGGACCCTCAACTGGGTGCTGATCCCGATCACCATCCTGGGCCTGATCATCCCGACCGGCGTGCTCATCCGGATCAAGCGCGACCGGGACCTCTCGGCCGTCGAGCAGACCAAGGTGAGCGGCTACATCTGGTTCTTCGTGGCCGCCGCGGTGTTCTGGATGATCTACGACCAGGGCGGTTCGACGCTGTCCGCCTTCGCCGAGTCCAAGACCGCGGACACGATCTTCGGGCTGCACTTCCCGTCCTCGTGGTTCCAGTCGGTCAACCCGCTGATGATCATGGCGCTGGCCCCGGTCTTCGCCTGGCTGTGGCTGTGGCTGGCGCGGCGTGACCGGGAGCCGAACACCACGCTGAAGTTCGCGATGGCCCTGGTCCTGATCGGCGCCTCGTTCTTCGTCTTCGTCGTGCCGATGGGGATGACCCAGGACGGGACCAAGGTCAGCCCGCTGTGGCTGGTGTCGATCTACATGGTCCAGACGATGGGTGAGCTGTGCCTGTCGCCGGTCGGCCTGTCGGTGACCACCAAGATGGCGCCGGCGAAGTACGCCAGCCAGATGATGGGCGTGTGGTTCCTCGCCGTGACCGCGGGCGACTGCATCACAGGGCTGCTGTCCATCGCCGGGGTCGACCTGAGCGGGGTCGGGGTGATCACGCTGGAGGCGGTCATGGCGGCGCTCGCGGGCTTCGCGGTCTTCATGTACCGGAAGAAGGTCGTGGCCCTGATGGCCGACGTCCACTGA
- a CDS encoding ATP-binding protein, with the protein MSTTRPYPPGDRGPDPDGPAASASPPAPPAPPTAGPIRQTRRLALIGASGAVPRARDFTREALRDWGWLPAATADRRAAAEDVLLVVSELVTNACLHAEGPEELRVSCNAKVLRLEVVDLGTGTPAPRTPHRAGRPGGHGMFIVQRLCLDWGVVRNVEGSGKTVWAELAAPG; encoded by the coding sequence ATGAGCACCACCCGGCCGTATCCGCCGGGCGACCGCGGCCCGGACCCGGACGGCCCCGCGGCTTCGGCCTCCCCACCGGCACCCCCGGCACCCCCGACCGCCGGCCCCATCCGCCAGACCCGCAGGCTCGCTCTGATCGGGGCCAGCGGGGCCGTTCCGCGCGCCCGCGACTTCACACGCGAGGCGCTGCGCGACTGGGGGTGGCTTCCGGCCGCGACCGCCGACCGCCGGGCCGCCGCCGAGGACGTCCTGCTCGTCGTCTCCGAGCTGGTCACCAACGCCTGTCTGCACGCCGAGGGCCCCGAGGAGCTGCGCGTGAGCTGCAACGCCAAAGTGCTCCGCCTCGAGGTCGTGGACCTCGGCACCGGTACGCCCGCGCCGCGCACCCCGCACCGCGCCGGCCGGCCCGGTGGCCACGGCATGTTCATCGTCCAGCGGCTGTGCCTCGACTGGGGGGTCGTGCGGAACGTGGAGGGATCCGGCAAGACGGTCTGGGCCGAACTCGCCGCGCCGGGCTGA
- a CDS encoding 5-(carboxyamino)imidazole ribonucleotide synthase, with the protein MTFPVVGMVGGGQLARMTHEAGIPLGIRFKLLSDTPQDSAAQVVSEVVIGDYRDLDVLRAFAQGCDVVTFDHEHVPAEHLRALEADGVAIRPGVEALLHAQDKGVMRERLSEAGVPCPRHRIVADPEDVARFAAEAGEGDGFPVVLKTVRGGYDGKGVWVVRGVGEAAEPFRAGVPVLAEEMVDFARELAANVVRSPHGQAVAYPVVESIQVDGVCDTVIAPAPGLSEELSGTAQEMALKIAAELGVVGHLAVELFETRDGRLLVNELAMRPHNSGHWTQDGAVTSQFANHVRAVLDLPLGDPRPRAPWTVMTNVLGGDYPDMYGAYLHCMARDPALKIHMYGKDVKPGRKVGHVNTYGDDLADVRERGRHAADYLRGTITE; encoded by the coding sequence GTGACATTCCCGGTAGTCGGCATGGTCGGTGGCGGCCAGCTCGCCCGTATGACCCATGAGGCGGGCATCCCCCTCGGCATCAGGTTCAAGCTGCTCAGTGACACCCCCCAGGATTCGGCGGCTCAGGTGGTCAGCGAGGTCGTCATCGGCGACTACCGCGACCTGGACGTTCTTCGTGCTTTCGCACAAGGCTGTGATGTGGTCACTTTCGACCACGAGCATGTCCCGGCCGAGCATCTGCGCGCCCTGGAAGCGGATGGCGTGGCCATCCGCCCCGGAGTCGAGGCGCTGCTGCACGCCCAGGACAAGGGTGTGATGCGTGAGCGGCTGAGCGAGGCCGGTGTGCCGTGCCCGCGCCACCGCATCGTGGCCGACCCCGAGGATGTCGCGCGGTTCGCGGCGGAAGCGGGGGAGGGCGACGGATTTCCGGTCGTCCTCAAGACGGTGCGCGGCGGTTACGACGGCAAGGGCGTCTGGGTCGTCCGCGGTGTGGGGGAGGCGGCCGAGCCGTTCCGCGCGGGGGTGCCCGTCCTCGCAGAGGAGATGGTCGACTTCGCCCGTGAGCTCGCCGCCAATGTCGTACGGTCCCCGCACGGCCAGGCCGTGGCCTACCCCGTCGTGGAGTCGATCCAGGTGGACGGGGTCTGCGACACCGTGATCGCCCCGGCCCCCGGCCTCTCCGAGGAGCTGTCCGGCACCGCGCAGGAGATGGCGCTGAAGATCGCGGCGGAGCTCGGGGTGGTCGGCCATCTCGCGGTCGAGCTGTTCGAGACCCGCGACGGCCGGCTGCTGGTCAACGAGCTGGCGATGCGCCCCCACAACTCCGGTCACTGGACCCAGGACGGCGCCGTCACCTCCCAGTTCGCCAACCATGTGCGGGCCGTGCTGGACCTGCCGCTCGGCGATCCGCGGCCGCGCGCGCCGTGGACCGTGATGACCAATGTGCTCGGCGGCGACTACCCCGATATGTACGGGGCGTATCTGCACTGCATGGCGCGCGACCCGGCGCTCAAGATCCATATGTATGGCAAGGACGTGAAGCCCGGGCGCAAGGTCGGCCACGTCAACACCTATGGCGACGACCTGGCCGATGTGCGCGAGCGCGGCCGGCACGCCGCCGACTACCTCCGAGGAACCATCACCGAATGA
- a CDS encoding COG1470 family protein: MPSRIRAVSRAVSRTSGRAVRRAAGRAVGRAAVHAVVRPAVRVCAPALLAAFLMTPATPATPVSWASPAAAAGPDWSAAPAAGGGSAPGAGDRPYIYLEGGPGAVLEDKLSVTNKDERPRTVRLRGADGARIALAEQRVTVPPRTRADIPFTVTVPSDAVPGERPGAVMVSSGGREIAVRLRLRVSGATLPALAVEDVTIQGRGDRAAIRYALVNRGNTVLTPRLAVRADGLFGQVLRRDPRTLPVELPPGKRVRLTESWPHPPALDSVDVRLTVTAGGGAHATATAGYTAVPWWLLAPAAAALVGAGTGGGVWLLRRRRRRPQTPRPQPQPQSTGAGATT; this comes from the coding sequence ATGCCGTCGCGTATCCGTGCCGTCAGCCGCGCAGTGAGTCGTACTTCCGGCCGAGCGGTCAGGCGTGCAGCCGGCCGTGCAGTCGGCCGTGCGGCCGTGCACGCCGTCGTCCGCCCAGCCGTCCGCGTCTGTGCCCCGGCCCTGCTGGCCGCGTTCCTGATGACCCCGGCGACCCCGGCGACCCCGGTGTCCTGGGCCTCCCCGGCTGCCGCCGCCGGACCCGACTGGTCGGCGGCTCCCGCCGCCGGGGGCGGCAGCGCACCGGGCGCGGGCGACCGGCCGTACATCTACCTCGAAGGCGGGCCCGGCGCCGTCCTCGAGGACAAGCTGTCGGTCACCAACAAGGACGAGCGCCCCCGCACCGTCCGGCTGCGCGGCGCCGACGGCGCTCGTATCGCGCTCGCCGAACAGCGGGTGACGGTGCCGCCCCGCACCCGCGCCGACATCCCCTTCACCGTCACCGTCCCCTCCGACGCGGTGCCCGGCGAACGCCCCGGCGCGGTCATGGTCTCCTCCGGCGGCCGCGAGATCGCGGTCCGGCTGCGGCTGCGGGTCAGCGGCGCGACGCTGCCCGCCCTCGCCGTGGAGGACGTGACGATCCAGGGCCGCGGCGACCGGGCGGCCATCCGCTACGCCCTCGTCAACCGCGGCAACACCGTGCTCACGCCGCGGCTGGCCGTACGCGCCGACGGGCTCTTCGGCCAGGTGCTGCGCCGGGACCCCCGCACCCTGCCGGTCGAGCTGCCGCCGGGCAAACGGGTGCGGCTCACCGAGAGCTGGCCGCATCCGCCCGCCCTCGACTCGGTGGACGTGCGGCTCACGGTCACCGCGGGCGGGGGCGCGCACGCCACGGCGACCGCCGGATACACGGCCGTCCCCTGGTGGCTGCTCGCCCCCGCGGCGGCGGCTCTGGTGGGCGCGGGCACCGGCGGAGGCGTCTGGCTGCTGCGAAGACGACGGCGCCGGCCCCAAACCCCGCGACCGCAGCCACAACCGCAGAGCACAGGGGCAGGAGCGACCACGTGA
- a CDS encoding RNA polymerase sigma factor SigF, with the protein MSPRLDDTRTEPSGSTRTTVSSAPLPEQFTPDADAQATVGHLFDELPELSDLPEIPPYDTVAPVDARALSKTLFERLEVLEEGTHEYAYVRNTLVELNLALVKFAASRFRSRSEPMEDIVQVGTIGLIKAIDRFETGRGVEFPTFAMPTIVGEIKRFFRDTSWSVRVPRRLQELRLDLAKAGDELAQRLDRAPTVSELAQRLDISQSEVVEGMAASNAYTASSLDAQPEEDDSEGALADRIGYEDHGLEGIEYVESLKPLIADLSARDRKILSLRFVANMTQSEIGEELGISQMHVSRLLSRTLRRLRKGLMIEE; encoded by the coding sequence ATGTCACCCCGCCTTGACGACACGCGTACCGAACCCTCGGGGAGTACTCGGACCACCGTTTCGTCGGCCCCCCTGCCCGAGCAGTTCACTCCCGACGCGGACGCCCAGGCGACCGTTGGCCACCTCTTCGACGAACTGCCGGAATTGTCCGATCTGCCGGAAATACCTCCTTATGACACGGTAGCACCGGTGGACGCGAGGGCTCTGTCGAAGACCCTTTTCGAGCGTCTCGAGGTGCTGGAGGAAGGCACCCACGAATACGCCTATGTGCGTAACACCCTGGTCGAGCTCAACTTGGCGCTGGTCAAGTTCGCCGCCTCCCGGTTCCGCTCCCGCAGCGAGCCGATGGAGGACATCGTCCAGGTCGGCACCATCGGCCTGATCAAGGCCATCGACCGCTTCGAGACCGGCCGGGGCGTCGAGTTCCCGACCTTCGCGATGCCGACGATCGTCGGTGAGATCAAGCGATTCTTCCGCGACACGAGCTGGTCGGTGCGCGTACCGCGGCGGCTGCAGGAGCTCCGTCTCGACCTGGCCAAGGCCGGCGACGAACTCGCCCAGCGGCTGGACCGCGCCCCCACCGTCAGCGAGCTGGCCCAGCGGCTGGACATCAGCCAGTCCGAGGTCGTCGAGGGCATGGCCGCGAGCAACGCGTACACCGCGAGCTCGCTGGACGCCCAGCCGGAGGAGGACGACTCCGAGGGAGCGCTGGCGGACCGGATCGGCTACGAGGACCACGGGCTCGAAGGCATCGAGTACGTCGAGTCCCTGAAGCCGCTGATCGCCGATCTGTCCGCGCGCGACCGGAAGATCCTCTCCCTGCGCTTCGTGGCGAATATGACGCAGTCGGAGATCGGTGAGGAGCTGGGCATCTCCCAGATGCATGTCTCGCGGCTGCTGTCGCGCACCCTCCGTCGGCTCCGTAAGGGTCTGATGATCGAGGAGTGA
- a CDS encoding STAS domain-containing protein, which yields MDRGMVGSASKGRLQVEVRHHGASAIVTPAGELDHHTAEVLREPLEKCVEGGRVRLVVDCSKLEFCDSTGLNVLLGARLKAEAEGGGVHLAGMLPIVARVFEITGADAVFTVHESLDAALVE from the coding sequence ATGGACCGCGGGATGGTCGGCAGCGCCAGCAAAGGCCGGCTCCAGGTCGAGGTTCGGCACCACGGGGCGAGCGCGATCGTGACACCGGCGGGTGAGCTGGATCACCACACCGCCGAAGTGCTGCGCGAGCCGCTCGAGAAGTGCGTAGAGGGGGGACGTGTCCGGCTGGTGGTGGACTGCTCGAAGCTGGAGTTCTGCGACTCCACCGGGCTCAATGTCCTCCTCGGTGCACGGCTCAAGGCCGAGGCCGAAGGCGGTGGCGTCCATCTGGCCGGGATGCTGCCGATCGTTGCCCGGGTGTTCGAGATCACGGGCGCGGACGCTGTCTTTACGGTGCATGAGTCGCTTGACGCGGCCCTTGTCGAGTGA